From a region of the Thermodesulfovibrio thiophilus DSM 17215 genome:
- a CDS encoding ABC transporter ATP-binding protein produces MAAVQGKNLVKYYKKFKALNSVTFEIKEGECFGFLGPNGAGKTTLMGMIYGFITPSEGEIEIFNQKFNKHTLSEIKKRIGVIPQDNNLDPDLNVLENLIVYARYFDINRKKATQKAIELLEFVKLDDWISINVRKLSGGMQRKLIFARGLINDPDLIILDEPTTGLDPRSRRQIWEKIEVLKHSGKTLILTTHYMEEAEKLCDRIAMMDKGKILVIDTPENLSIKFGGNLEHVYLNMTEG; encoded by the coding sequence ATGGCAGCAGTACAAGGAAAAAATTTAGTCAAATATTACAAAAAATTTAAAGCTTTAAATTCTGTAACTTTTGAAATAAAAGAAGGTGAATGCTTTGGTTTTCTTGGTCCCAATGGAGCAGGAAAAACAACCCTTATGGGAATGATTTATGGATTTATAACGCCTTCAGAAGGAGAAATAGAAATCTTTAATCAAAAATTTAATAAACATACTTTATCAGAAATAAAAAAAAGAATAGGCGTCATCCCGCAGGACAACAACCTCGATCCTGATCTAAACGTTCTAGAAAATCTCATAGTCTATGCAAGATATTTTGACATTAACAGAAAAAAAGCAACCCAAAAAGCCATAGAGCTTCTTGAATTTGTAAAACTGGATGATTGGATCAGCATAAATGTAAGAAAACTTTCAGGAGGAATGCAGAGAAAGCTCATCTTTGCTAGAGGACTTATAAATGACCCTGATCTTATAATTCTTGATGAGCCTACAACAGGCCTTGACCCACGCAGCAGAAGACAGATATGGGAAAAAATTGAGGTGCTTAAACATTCTGGTAAAACTCTCATTCTTACAACACATTATATGGAAGAAGCTGAAAAACTATGCGATAGAATCGCAATGATGGATAAAGGTAAAATTTTAGTTATTGACACTCCTGAGAATTTATCTATTAAATTTGGTGGAAATCTTGAACATGTTTATTTAAATATGACAGAGGGATAG
- a CDS encoding ABC transporter permease, translating into MNFKRAIRVWQRNATVYKKLYRSSLTLNFFEPMFYLLALGYGLGGFIREINGMSYIDFIAPGIVMSSGMFAACYECTYGTYVRMFYQKTFDAILATPINFNELVLGELLWGATKSLIYGTIIVFVISFFGVVQSFYIAFILPIIAICGLIFASLSLIATAIVPGIDSFNYFYTLILTPLFLFSGIFFPLDGMPEIVVKISNINPLLHLVNISRAFCYGQVSHILIYDLAIILLYGIIFVPLPFILLKKRYVL; encoded by the coding sequence ATGAACTTTAAAAGAGCCATTAGAGTATGGCAGAGAAATGCAACAGTTTATAAAAAACTATATCGTTCAAGTCTGACACTTAATTTTTTCGAACCAATGTTTTATCTGCTCGCACTTGGTTATGGGCTTGGAGGATTCATAAGAGAAATCAATGGCATGTCATATATTGATTTCATTGCTCCTGGTATTGTTATGTCATCAGGCATGTTTGCTGCATGCTATGAATGTACCTATGGAACATATGTAAGAATGTTTTATCAGAAAACTTTTGATGCAATTTTAGCAACACCGATAAATTTCAATGAACTTGTTCTTGGTGAGTTGCTATGGGGAGCAACAAAGAGCTTGATTTATGGAACAATTATAGTTTTTGTAATATCTTTTTTCGGAGTTGTTCAGTCTTTTTATATTGCCTTTATTTTACCGATAATTGCAATCTGCGGATTAATATTTGCAAGCCTGTCCTTGATTGCAACAGCTATAGTTCCAGGAATTGATTCCTTTAACTACTTTTACACTCTTATTCTAACTCCTCTGTTTTTATTTTCAGGAATATTTTTTCCACTTGATGGAATGCCTGAGATTGTAGTGAAAATCTCAAATATTAATCCGTTACTGCATCTTGTAAACATTTCAAGGGCATTCTGCTATGGACAAGTTTCACACATTCTTATTTATGATCTTGCAATAATTTTATTGTACGGGATTATTTTCGTTCCTTTACCTTTTATTCTGTTAAAAAAACGTTATGTTTTATAA
- the moaC gene encoding cyclic pyranopterin monophosphate synthase MoaC, with protein sequence MSLTHFDEKGQARMVDITGKPITERVAVIEGFVKMKPETLELILNKEIAKGDVFQVARLAGIMAAKMTPHLIPLCHPLPITSVEIDFEPDIKNSQVKIKTTVKTSGQTGVEMEGMVATSIAALTVYDMCKAVDKEMIIGEIKLIYKSGGKSGEFIRKT encoded by the coding sequence ATGAGTCTCACACATTTTGATGAAAAAGGACAGGCAAGAATGGTTGATATTACAGGCAAACCTATAACTGAAAGAGTGGCGGTTATCGAAGGATTTGTAAAAATGAAACCTGAAACTCTTGAGCTGATTTTAAATAAAGAAATTGCAAAAGGTGATGTTTTTCAGGTTGCTCGTCTAGCAGGAATTATGGCTGCAAAGATGACTCCTCATTTAATCCCCTTGTGCCATCCTTTGCCTATCACATCTGTTGAGATTGATTTTGAGCCAGATATAAAAAACTCACAGGTAAAAATAAAAACCACTGTAAAGACATCAGGACAAACTGGAGTTGAAATGGAAGGCATGGTTGCAACTTCTATAGCAGCTTTAACAGTTTATGATATGTGCAAAGCTGTTGATAAAGAAATGATTATTGGTGAGATAAAACTTATTTATAAATCTGGCGGTAAAAGTGGTGAGTTTATAAGAAAGACCTAA